The genomic segment TCCCAAAACTAATATGTTCACATTTAACATCCCAATCTAGCTTGGAAGCAATACTGAACACTTGCTTAAAGTGAGGAGCTTGTCTGTCATCTGTAACATAGATTAATTGATTCACATCATAATCTTCCATTCTCATCTTAATACATGCCAGATCACTGGTTGCATACAAGTAGGCGCCATCTTTCTTCTGAACAATACAGGGATGAAGATGTTCCTCTTCATCGAAGAAAACAACCTGGGCTCCCTCACTTTCTTTGGCTAACCCCTTTGTTTTAAGGAGGTCCAAGATAGAGGGCATTAAAGGATGGTAATGAGATTCCCCATAGTAAGTATCAAAACTAACATTAAGGCGGGTATAAATCTTATTATATTCTCTGATAGAAGCCTGAATGAATTCTTTCCATAACTCTACTTGTGTAGCATCCCCATCCTGGAGCTTCTTAAGCTCTGACCTAGCTTCTTCTAGCATCTCAGGCTTATCATGAGAACGCTTTTCAAACTCGACATATAAACGCTCTAATTCTTCTACAGAGTCTTTGGCATAGGCATCCCTGTCTAACCACTGGTTATAAGCTACGATCAACTTACCAAATTGCGTTCCCCAATCCCCTAAGTGGTTGTCTCCAACAGTGTGATATCCTAAGTAATTGTAAATTCGTTTTAAAGAATCCCCAATAATAGTACTTCGTAGATGACCAATATGCATCCGCTTAGCAATATTAGGAGATGAGTAATCGATTATGATATCACCAGCTCTATCCAAATTGCTGAATAAATCCTCTGTATTGAAGAGATTATTACAGTATTCAATGATTTTACTCTGACTAATGGTAAAATTAATAAATCCCGGACCAGCTATTTCAATGGATTCCAGGACATCCTTCTTATCAATAGCATCAACGATTTTTGTAGCGATGGACCGTGGATTATCTCTCAAAGGCTTGGCTAAAGTC from the Spirochaeta cellobiosiphila DSM 17781 genome contains:
- the argS gene encoding arginine--tRNA ligase; this translates as MEIITEQVLKILNEGILKAFPQVDVADTQLQFTKDIKFGHMQSNAAMTLAKPLRDNPRSIATKIVDAIDKKDVLESIEIAGPGFINFTISQSKIIEYCNNLFNTEDLFSNLDRAGDIIIDYSSPNIAKRMHIGHLRSTIIGDSLKRIYNYLGYHTVGDNHLGDWGTQFGKLIVAYNQWLDRDAYAKDSVEELERLYVEFEKRSHDKPEMLEEARSELKKLQDGDATQVELWKEFIQASIREYNKIYTRLNVSFDTYYGESHYHPLMPSILDLLKTKGLAKESEGAQVVFFDEEEHLHPCIVQKKDGAYLYATSDLACIKMRMEDYDVNQLIYVTDDRQAPHFKQVFSIASKLDWDVKCEHISFGIMKFKDGHFSSRKGNVIYLKDLLDEAERRAFDVVKEKNPDLPEEEQRDIARIVGVGAVKYADLSQNRSSAIIFDWDKNLSFDGNTAPYLQYVYARIQSIKTKAGIDNISSPKSEIFKEPQEIRLLGQLIQFPSALQKAAESYRPNVVSDYLFDLAQDFNTFYNANRVIVEDQDIKLSRLYLCDLTAKVIKQGLELLGIEVAGRM